One segment of Synergistaceae bacterium DNA contains the following:
- a CDS encoding pyruvate, phosphate dikinase gives MPSEKFVYSLKEGDGSNRLLLGGKGANLCAMAQLGLPIPAGFVITTEVCRKYMQDPSIMDTIWDDVKASVKRLEQETGKGFNDAKNPLLVSVRSGAPISMPGMMETILNLGLNDETVKGLAESSGNKRFALDSYRRFIQMFGSVVDEVNFDLFEEALAKTRKAAGVEQDYQIPADALEKLLVEYKAIYKNATGNDFPSDPWIQLRRAIEAVFKSWNIPRAVTYRKINKIDDSLGTAVNVITMAFGNLGNDCGTGVCFTRNPSTGENKLYGEFLINAQGEDVVAGIRTPMPIAQLENEMPEIYKQLCEITSNLEKTYHDMQDVEFTIERGKLFILQTRAGKRTAAAAVKAAVDMVNEGLIDTKTAVTRVSPDQVEMLLHRQVDKSAKLDVIAKGLPASPGAGAGMLVFSADEAEEWSRQGKPTILARPETSPDDIHGLFASQGVVTSRGGMTSHAAVVARGMGKPAVCGCESAVIDVEKETLTVGDRVFKKGDWVTVDGTTGNFIAGEAKMVEATFTDDFKKILAWADENAKLQVWTNADTPEDAKRARDFGAKGVGLCRTEHMFMGVDRLPVMQSLIVALGEAGEDGKKARADALAKLKVMQKEDFIGIFRAMDGLPVIIRLLDPPLHEFLPKEPNVLEALKTATPEEAKKLNNVLEKIHQLHENNPMLGFRGCRLGMIYPEIYEMQMNAIFEAVVELTKQGVTVKPEVMIPIVGTKAEMKFFREMADRIAADVKKSTGVDFGYLVGTMIELPRAALVADQLAEYAQFFSCGTNDLTQTTLGYSRDDAENKFLFQYVDKGVFKENPFAVLDRDGPGQLVKMAVEKGRSVNPGMSVGICGEHGGNPESIAFCHSVGLSYVSCSPFRVPVARVAAAHAALGALK, from the coding sequence ATGCCCTCAGAAAAGTTTGTATACAGCCTCAAAGAAGGAGACGGCTCTAACCGCTTACTTCTCGGAGGAAAAGGCGCGAACCTCTGCGCTATGGCTCAGTTAGGTCTGCCCATTCCCGCAGGATTCGTAATCACTACGGAAGTTTGCCGCAAGTACATGCAGGATCCTTCAATCATGGACACGATATGGGACGACGTAAAAGCCTCGGTGAAACGTCTTGAGCAGGAAACCGGAAAGGGCTTCAATGACGCAAAGAATCCCCTTCTCGTTTCGGTAAGGTCAGGTGCGCCAATCTCAATGCCCGGAATGATGGAGACGATTCTCAATCTCGGACTCAATGACGAAACCGTGAAGGGACTCGCGGAGTCTTCCGGGAATAAACGCTTTGCCCTCGACAGCTACAGGAGATTCATACAGATGTTCGGGAGCGTTGTTGATGAGGTGAATTTTGACCTTTTCGAGGAAGCATTAGCCAAGACACGCAAGGCCGCGGGAGTCGAGCAGGACTATCAGATTCCGGCGGACGCGTTAGAGAAATTACTCGTTGAGTACAAAGCTATCTACAAAAACGCAACGGGCAATGATTTCCCGTCAGACCCGTGGATTCAGCTGCGCCGGGCAATTGAGGCAGTCTTCAAGAGCTGGAATATCCCCCGCGCCGTAACTTACCGCAAAATCAACAAGATTGATGACTCACTCGGTACTGCCGTAAACGTCATCACAATGGCTTTCGGCAATCTCGGAAATGACTGCGGTACAGGCGTTTGCTTCACCCGAAACCCGTCAACAGGCGAGAACAAATTATACGGCGAATTTCTCATCAATGCTCAGGGCGAGGATGTCGTTGCAGGAATCAGAACGCCCATGCCGATAGCACAGCTCGAAAACGAAATGCCCGAAATCTACAAGCAGCTCTGCGAAATCACCAGCAATCTTGAGAAAACATATCACGATATGCAGGATGTAGAGTTCACGATAGAGCGCGGGAAACTCTTTATCCTTCAGACACGCGCAGGGAAACGCACAGCCGCCGCCGCAGTGAAAGCCGCCGTTGACATGGTGAACGAGGGACTCATCGACACAAAGACAGCCGTAACACGAGTAAGCCCGGATCAGGTTGAAATGTTATTGCATCGTCAGGTCGACAAGTCAGCAAAACTTGACGTAATCGCAAAAGGACTCCCCGCTTCCCCTGGAGCAGGCGCAGGAATGCTCGTGTTCTCGGCGGACGAGGCTGAAGAGTGGTCAAGGCAGGGCAAGCCCACAATCTTGGCGCGTCCTGAGACTAGCCCCGATGACATTCACGGACTTTTCGCGTCTCAGGGTGTCGTAACGTCAAGAGGCGGAATGACCTCACACGCCGCTGTTGTTGCTCGCGGAATGGGCAAGCCTGCTGTCTGCGGATGTGAGTCGGCGGTTATTGACGTTGAGAAAGAGACTCTCACTGTCGGAGATAGAGTCTTCAAGAAAGGCGACTGGGTTACGGTTGACGGCACAACGGGGAATTTCATTGCAGGCGAGGCGAAAATGGTCGAAGCGACATTCACGGACGACTTCAAGAAGATTCTTGCGTGGGCTGACGAGAACGCAAAATTGCAGGTCTGGACTAACGCTGACACACCTGAAGACGCAAAACGCGCCCGTGATTTTGGCGCAAAGGGAGTCGGGCTTTGCAGGACGGAACATATGTTCATGGGAGTAGACCGCCTTCCCGTAATGCAGAGTCTTATTGTCGCGCTTGGTGAGGCCGGCGAAGACGGAAAGAAAGCACGCGCTGACGCTCTCGCGAAATTGAAGGTCATGCAGAAAGAGGACTTTATCGGGATATTCAGGGCTATGGACGGACTTCCTGTTATCATCAGGCTGTTAGACCCGCCGTTACACGAGTTCCTCCCGAAAGAACCCAACGTACTCGAAGCCCTCAAGACAGCCACGCCGGAAGAAGCCAAGAAGCTGAATAACGTTCTCGAAAAGATTCACCAGCTCCACGAGAACAACCCGATGTTAGGATTCAGGGGCTGCCGTCTCGGAATGATTTACCCGGAAATTTACGAGATGCAGATGAACGCGATATTTGAGGCTGTCGTTGAGCTTACGAAACAGGGCGTAACCGTAAAGCCTGAAGTCATGATACCCATCGTAGGCACGAAAGCGGAGATGAAATTCTTCCGTGAGATGGCTGACAGAATCGCGGCGGACGTGAAAAAGTCAACCGGCGTTGATTTCGGCTACCTTGTCGGAACAATGATAGAGCTTCCGAGGGCGGCACTTGTTGCGGATCAGTTAGCCGAGTACGCGCAGTTTTTCTCATGCGGGACTAACGACTTGACGCAGACGACATTAGGCTACTCACGCGATGACGCGGAAAACAAGTTCCTGTTCCAGTACGTGGACAAGGGAGTGTTCAAGGAAAATCCGTTTGCTGTTCTCGACAGGGACGGTCCCGGCCAGCTCGTGAAAATGGCTGTCGAAAAAGGCCGCTCCGTCAACCCGGGAATGTCCGTAGGAATCTGCGGTGAACACGGCGGAAACCCGGAGAGTATAGCGTTCTGCCACAGCGTAGGAC